Proteins co-encoded in one Zingiber officinale cultivar Zhangliang unplaced genomic scaffold, Zo_v1.1 ctg51, whole genome shotgun sequence genomic window:
- the LOC122037470 gene encoding aspartic proteinase oryzasin-1-like: MASVRGGCAIPLLLSILVLPLIFPAFAAADGLVRVGLRKKTMDESSRLAGRLLEKERKGLMGRRYGLGAGVENDGEDADIVSLKNYMNAQYFGEIGIGTPAQNFTVIFDTGSSNLWVPSSKCYFSVACFFHSKFKSSKSSTYQKNGKTASIHYGTGSISGFFSDDHVSLGDLVVKNQDFIEATREPGVTFLVAKFDGILGLGFKEISVGDAVPVWYNMVEQGLIKDPIFSFWLNRNDEEGDGGEIVFGGVDPNHYKGDHVYVPVTQKGYWQFNMGDVLVDGESTGFCGGGCAAIADSGTSLIAGPTTVIAEINQKIGASGVVSQECKAVVAQYGQQILDMLISQTQPSKICSQIGLCTFDGTHGVSIGIESVVSDNVDASAGLHSDAMCNACEMAVVWMQNQLRQNQTAENILNYINQLCERLPSPMGESSVDCAAIASLPNVSFTIGDKVFELKPEEYILKVGEGAAVQCISGFTALDVPPPRGPLWILGDIFMGVYHTVFDYGQLRVGFAQAA, encoded by the exons ATGGCGTCTGTGCGCGGGGGCTGCGCGATTCCCCTCTTGCTTTCGATCCTCGTGCTTCCGCTGATCTTCCCGGCCTTCGCTGCTGCGGATGGGCTGGTCCGTGTGGGTTTGAGGAAGAAAACTATGGACGAGAGCAGCCGTCTTGCCGGCCGACTTTTGGAGAAGGAAAGGAAGGGGTTGATGGGGCGGCGGTATGGTTTAGGCGCGGGCGTCGAGAATGATGGCGAAGACGCGGACATTGTTTCGCTCAAGAACTATATGAACGCGCAGTACTTTGGGGAGATCGGCATCGGCACCCCTGCTCAGAATTTCACCGTCATTTTTGACACGGGTAGTTCGAATCTGTGGGTTCCTTCTTCAAAATGCTACTTTTCG GTTGCTTGTTTTTTCCACTCGAAATTCAAGTCAAGCAAATCAAGCACATACCAGAAGAACG GGAAGACTGCATCAATCCATTATGGTACTGGATCAATTTCTGGTTTCTTTAGCGACGATCATGTTTCTTTAGGCGACCTAGTTGTAAAAAACCAG GATTTCATAGAAGCCACCAGAGAACCAGGTGTCACATTCCTGGTTGCAAAATTTGATGGCATccttggacttggatttaaggaaATATCAGTTGGTGATGCTGTACCTGTTTG GTATAATATGGTTGAGCAAGGTCTTATCAAAGATCCTATTTTCTCATTCTGGTTGAACCGAAATGATGAGGAAGGAGATGGGGGTGAAATTGTCTTTGGAGGAGTTGATCCAAATCATTATAAGGGTGATCATGTATATGTTCCAGTAACTCAGAAAGGATATTGGCAG TTTAACATGGGAGATGTACTCGTTGATGGTGAATCTACCG GCTTTTGTGGTGGAGGTTGTGCCGCGATAGCAGATTCAGGAACTTCCTTGATTGCCGGACCAACG ACGGTTATTGCAGAAATTAACCAAAAGATCGGAGCTTCTGGTGTTGTATCTCAAGAGTGTAAGGCAGTAGTTGCTCAATATGGGCAACAAATTCTCGACATGTTGATATCACAG ACACAACCGTCCAAGATTTGCTCCCAAATTGGTCTCTGCACATTTGATGGAACTCATGGAGTCAG TATCGGCATTGAGAGTGTAGTCAGCGATAATGTGGATGCCTCAGCTGGTTTGCACAGCGACGCAATGTGCAACGCTTGTGAGATGGCAGTGGTATGGATGCAAAATCAACTGAGACAAAACCAAACAGCAGAAAACATATTGAATTACATCAATCAG CTATGCGAGCGACTACCAAGTCCCATGGGAGAATCATCAGTAGACTGTGCCGCAATAGCATCGTTGCCAAATGTATCGTTCACCATTGGCGATAAGGTGTTCGAACTTAAACCAGAGGAG TATATTCTGAAGGTTGGTGAGGGAGCTGCAGTACAGTGCATCAGCGGATTCACTGCTTTGGATG